The Pirellulales bacterium genome includes a region encoding these proteins:
- a CDS encoding alpha/beta hydrolase, giving the protein MRWSLPLVWRRGVIVGLLAMCGAPGVRPAVADDPEQMLLWPQGAPGAVGEEEVDRPSLTIYRPERDARQPCAVIVCPGGGYAHLAVDHEGVQIAEWLNRHGVTAALLRYRLAPRYHHPAPLADAQRAVRFVRSQAEAWGVKPDRIGMIGFSAGGHLVSSAATHFDRGDEQSSDAVDKQSCRPDFVFLGYPVVSFTTEFVHAGSRKNLLGDNPSEELVKLFSNELQVTPQTPPAFLVHSSTDAPVPPENSVLFYLAMRRAGVDCELHIFDHGPHGFGLGVQDAALAVWPELAANWMIAHGWIERR; this is encoded by the coding sequence ATGCGCTGGTCGTTGCCGCTGGTTTGGCGTCGTGGTGTGATCGTCGGTCTATTGGCCATGTGTGGTGCGCCTGGGGTGCGGCCGGCTGTGGCCGACGATCCCGAGCAAATGTTACTGTGGCCGCAAGGCGCTCCGGGCGCCGTGGGCGAGGAAGAAGTGGATCGTCCGAGCCTGACGATCTATCGCCCCGAACGTGACGCGCGCCAACCGTGCGCGGTGATCGTCTGTCCGGGCGGCGGTTATGCCCATCTGGCAGTCGATCATGAGGGAGTGCAGATTGCCGAATGGCTCAATCGGCACGGTGTGACTGCGGCCTTGCTGCGCTATCGCCTGGCCCCGCGCTACCACCACCCCGCGCCGCTCGCCGACGCGCAGCGTGCCGTGCGCTTTGTGCGTTCGCAGGCCGAGGCCTGGGGCGTCAAGCCTGACCGCATCGGGATGATCGGGTTTTCGGCCGGGGGCCACCTCGTTTCGAGCGCCGCCACGCATTTCGATCGCGGGGACGAACAGTCCTCCGACGCAGTCGACAAGCAGAGCTGCCGGCCCGATTTCGTGTTCCTCGGATACCCCGTCGTCTCGTTCACGACCGAGTTCGTACACGCCGGTTCGCGGAAGAATCTGCTCGGCGACAACCCTTCCGAGGAACTCGTCAAGCTGTTTTCCAACGAGCTACAGGTGACCCCCCAGACGCCGCCGGCCTTTCTGGTGCACTCTTCGACCGACGCGCCGGTGCCGCCTGAGAACAGTGTGCTGTTCTACCTGGCGATGCGCCGTGCAGGGGTCGATTGCGAACTGCACATTTTCGATCACGGCCCGCACGGGTTCGGCTTGGGCGTCCAGGATGCCGCGTTGGCCGTGTGGCCCGAGCTGGCGGCCAACTGGATGATCGCGCATGGCTGGATCGAGCGGCGCTGA
- a CDS encoding winged helix-turn-helix domain-containing protein, with amino-acid sequence MATDIVEGAVQQIGETSGTVWRTLADHGPLSFNKLIKEVGAPRDLVMQALGWLAREDKVAIEETSRGRVVALKYPG; translated from the coding sequence ATGGCGACTGATATCGTCGAGGGAGCCGTTCAACAGATCGGCGAGACTTCGGGAACGGTGTGGCGCACGCTGGCGGATCATGGCCCGCTCAGCTTCAACAAGCTCATCAAAGAGGTCGGCGCACCACGCGATCTCGTGATGCAAGCCCTCGGCTGGCTGGCTCGCGAAGACAAGGTCGCCATCGAGGAGACCTCGCGCGGGCGGGTCGTGGCGCTCAAATACCCCGGTTAG
- a CDS encoding tartrate dehydrogenase yields MQSYKIAVYPGDGIGKEVTPEALRVLHRAAELAGTFNLETTELPWGADYYAQTGQVAPANFLDVLRPFSAIYLGAVGWPATLPDHVTLAPLVRIRQAFDQYACLRPVKLYPGVRSVLAGKGPEHIDFVVIRENSEGEYVDSGSRFRVGQPDETALQTAIHTRRGVERIVRFGFETARRRRKRLTMVTKSNALRYAFTLWDEVLEQLRPEYPDIEADKQHADACAMNFVRQPETFDVVVASNLFGDLLTDLGGIIAGGLGLAPSTNTNPERRFPSMFEPVHGSAPDIAGRGIANPVAMILSGALMLDWLEQPATADKVRAAVAGALAAGETTGDLGGRLTTAQATDAVLKRLG; encoded by the coding sequence ATGCAGTCTTACAAAATTGCGGTTTATCCCGGCGACGGGATTGGAAAAGAAGTCACCCCCGAGGCGCTGCGCGTGTTGCATCGCGCGGCCGAATTGGCGGGCACTTTCAATCTGGAAACCACCGAGCTCCCCTGGGGCGCAGACTACTACGCGCAGACGGGGCAGGTCGCGCCTGCCAACTTTCTCGACGTCTTGCGCCCGTTCTCGGCGATTTACCTGGGGGCCGTCGGCTGGCCGGCGACGCTTCCCGATCACGTGACGCTGGCCCCCTTGGTGCGCATCCGCCAGGCGTTCGATCAGTACGCCTGTCTGCGGCCGGTCAAGCTCTATCCCGGCGTGCGCAGCGTGTTGGCCGGCAAGGGGCCCGAACACATCGACTTCGTCGTGATCCGCGAAAACAGCGAAGGGGAGTACGTCGACTCGGGCAGCCGGTTCCGCGTCGGGCAGCCCGATGAGACGGCCCTGCAAACGGCCATTCACACCCGTCGCGGCGTCGAACGTATCGTGCGCTTCGGCTTCGAAACGGCGCGTCGCCGGCGAAAGCGGCTGACGATGGTGACCAAGAGCAACGCCCTGCGCTATGCCTTCACGCTGTGGGACGAGGTCCTCGAACAACTGCGGCCCGAGTATCCGGACATCGAGGCCGACAAGCAGCACGCCGACGCATGCGCGATGAACTTCGTCCGCCAGCCCGAGACGTTCGACGTGGTCGTGGCGTCGAATCTGTTCGGCGATCTGCTCACCGATCTGGGCGGAATCATCGCCGGCGGCCTGGGCCTGGCGCCGAGCACGAACACCAATCCGGAGCGGCGGTTCCCCTCGATGTTCGAACCGGTGCACGGCTCGGCGCCGGATATTGCCGGACGGGGCATCGCCAATCCCGTGGCGATGATCCTGAGCGGCGCCTTGATGCTCGATTGGCTCGAACAGCCCGCCACCGCCGACAAGGTACGAGCCGCGGTCGCTGGAGCCCTCGCGGCCGGCGAGACGACCGGCGACTTGGGCGGACGGCTGACGACGGCTCAGGCGACCGACGCCGTGCTGAAACGCCTGGGTTGA